One region of Labrus bergylta chromosome 23, fLabBer1.1, whole genome shotgun sequence genomic DNA includes:
- the LOC109975380 gene encoding zinc-binding protein A33-like: protein MRWNKSIIQCPTKLFTFPFQGAPMAKLKEELWKILQDLKEKDFELFKWFLNIDNIVEGFSGIPSARLEKAERQDVVDLLVQKNQVTGALMLTKAVLEKISRNDLVERLESSSPETKDLKNHECVALKGELEKKKVELGAKIELMIQERETKIEEIKLSAELSGKSADRQITDSEQAFAVLLQTLKESLDNLIESINEKRKTTQKQAEECIQELEQELSELRKRSAEVEKLSTTKDHLNFVHSFASNTKNWTEFSITPPSYGGSVGSTVDQLEKMLRKQKDAFIAKGKLNRVQQFAKDVSLDPNTAHPNLVLSDNGKQVYCGDVKQSPPDCSKRFLSAINVLGKQSFSSGRFYYEVQVKGKTSWDLGVVKESIDRKGSINASPENGYWTICLRKGENYRSSGIHLRVKSQLEKVGVFVDYGEGSVSFYDVDSAHIIHTFTGCSFTEKLYPFFSPGLYLSGKNSAPLVISPINYTD from the exons ATGAGATGGAATAAATCAATCATTCAATGTCCCACTAAATTGTTTACTTTTCCTTTTCAGGGAGCCCCGATGGCAAAGCTGAAAGAGGAGCTTTGGAAAATCCTTCAGGACTTGAAAGAGAAGGACTTCGAGCTTTTCAAATGGTTTCTGAATATAGATAATATCGTGGAGGGCTTTTCAGGAATTCCTAGCGCTCGGTTGGAAAAGGCGGAAAGACAGGATGTTGTAGATCTGTTGGTGCAGAAAAATCAGGTTACTGGAGCTCTGATGTTAACCAAGGCGGTTTTAGAGAAGATCAGCAGGAATGATCTGGTGGAGCGTTTGGAAAGCTCCAGCCCGGAAACAAAAG acCTCAAGAACCACGAGTGTGTTGCTCTGAAAGGCGAACTTGAAAAGAAGAAAGTCGAGCTGGGGGCTAAAATCGAGCTGATGATCCAGGAGAGGGAGACGAAGATCGAGGAGATCAAACTCTCAGCAGAGCTCAGTGGCAAATCTGCAGACAGACAAATCACAGACAGCGAGCAGGCTTTCGCTGTGTTGCTGCAGACTTTGAAGGAGAGTCTGGATAATCTCATTGAGTCCATTAATGAGAAGcggaaaacaacacagaaacaggcCGAGGAATGCATACAAGAGCTGGAGCAAGAACTCTCAGAGCTAAGAAAGAGAAGCGCTGAGGTAGAGAAACTCTCAACCACCAAAGACCATCTTAACTTTGTCCACAGCTTTGCCTCCAACACTAAGAACTGGACAGAATTCAGCATCACTCCCCCGTCATATGGAGGAAGTGTGGGGAGCACTGTGGACCAGCTCGAGAAAATGCTCAGAAAACAGAAGGACGCATTTATTGCAAAGGGGAAGCTGAACAGGGTCCAGCAGTTTGCAAAAGATGTGTCTCTAGATCCTAACACAGCTCATCCCAACCTCGTTCTGTCTGACAATGGGAAGCAAGTGTACTGTGGTGATGTAAAACAAAGCCCACCGGACTGCTCAAAAAGATTTCTTTCTGCCATCAATGTTCTGGGAAAGCAGAGTTTCTCTTCAGGAAGATTTTATTATGAGGTTCAGGTCAAAGGGAAGACTTCTTGGGATCTAGGTGTCGTCAAAGAGTCGATTGACAGGAAGGGATCAATCAACGCAAGCCCCGAGAATGGCTACTGGACTATATGTCTTAGAAAGGGAGAGAATTACCGATCTTCTGGAATCCATCTCCGTGTGAAATCCCAACTGGAGAAGGTTGGCGTGTTTGTGGATTATGGGGAGGGCTCGGTCTCCTTTTATGACGTAGATTCAGCACACATTATCCACACCTTTACTGGATGTTCTTTCACTGAAAAGCTCTACCCATTCTTCAGTCCTGGTCTTTATCTTTCTGGTAAAAACTCCGCCCCTCTTGTCATTTCTCCTATAAATTACACTGATTAG